A genome region from Alteripontixanthobacter maritimus includes the following:
- a CDS encoding putative bifunctional diguanylate cyclase/phosphodiesterase, with the protein MAMDNGAATCSEAGGLSAIQLQEQVDENLRYAAAASFAGVFNALIALVVFWSAALALPLVLWGVLVLIGSGIRLLVIRLGDDKTREKKRWIEGIALYNGIVWGAGVAAGAALASPAQYVVVVILCSGMMGASVTTYTSMARAAMLFVIPVGIGGLMALMIHPIAPTVPGIALLGCYMILLASGAKRRQSRFLERIWARDHLARSSATVKLLLNDYESQSSDWLWQVDSAGIILNPSERFREVSGIDEDMPGHMSFLDLFDESRGRDILKDHIHGQHPFRDLTLRLTIRDEPHWWTLSAQRDDQGGMRGVAADVTAQKRAEERVRYMAHYDELTELANRFLFNETLQRHLSKMAEYPAGEAANHAPDNQLAVLCLDLDGFKSVNDTLGHPTGDRLLAVVAQRILGSVRNQDMVARLGGDEFAVLILGNKAAERAEYIAGRILETVSQPFDLDGAQVATSVSIGIASWNPAHGAEKLHGPVNAATMMKQADLALYAAKEGGRNRFARFERQMDIAARERRDLEMDLRNALQNGEFELHFQPLINIETGQTTSFEALVRWNHPERGIVMPDDFIGIAEDTGLITELGEWIIRHACHLASNWPSHMRVSVNLSPVQMRSTGLVATIFSAIANAGLDPSRLELEITENVLLHDSEANIAILHQLHEFGVRIALDDFGTGYSSLNYLRSFPFDKIKIDRCFVTDLADSEDCKAIVRAVTELAGSLGMTTTAEGVELESQLEELKVQGCTEAQGFLFSRPERPDQFTDLRGTGLDAASDGEPANLAILKLASTKPDTADDTEGARGPAIRSA; encoded by the coding sequence ATGGCCATGGATAATGGGGCGGCCACCTGCAGTGAGGCAGGTGGACTTTCTGCCATACAATTGCAGGAACAGGTCGACGAGAACCTGCGCTATGCCGCAGCCGCATCGTTTGCAGGCGTATTCAACGCCCTAATTGCGCTCGTGGTATTCTGGTCTGCGGCGCTCGCATTGCCGCTTGTACTATGGGGCGTTCTGGTCCTGATCGGTTCGGGTATACGCCTGCTGGTAATCCGGCTTGGTGACGACAAGACCCGGGAAAAGAAGCGCTGGATCGAAGGAATCGCGCTTTACAACGGGATCGTCTGGGGAGCTGGCGTGGCGGCAGGCGCCGCATTGGCAAGCCCGGCGCAATATGTCGTCGTCGTCATCCTGTGCAGCGGCATGATGGGTGCGTCGGTCACGACTTACACATCGATGGCGCGGGCGGCGATGCTGTTCGTGATCCCCGTCGGTATCGGCGGATTGATGGCGCTGATGATCCATCCCATCGCGCCGACTGTTCCGGGCATCGCACTTCTTGGGTGTTACATGATCCTGCTCGCCAGCGGCGCGAAACGCAGGCAATCGCGCTTCCTCGAACGGATCTGGGCGCGGGACCATCTGGCGCGCAGCAGCGCGACGGTAAAACTGCTGCTTAACGATTACGAATCGCAATCTTCGGACTGGCTGTGGCAGGTCGATTCTGCCGGCATCATCCTCAACCCGTCGGAACGATTTCGGGAGGTGTCAGGCATCGACGAGGACATGCCCGGCCATATGAGCTTTCTCGATCTTTTCGATGAGAGCCGCGGACGCGATATTTTGAAGGATCACATTCACGGGCAGCATCCGTTCCGCGACCTGACCCTGCGCCTGACGATCAGGGACGAGCCGCACTGGTGGACTCTCAGTGCGCAGCGCGATGACCAGGGCGGGATGCGCGGCGTTGCGGCGGATGTCACGGCACAGAAGCGGGCCGAAGAACGGGTGCGCTATATGGCCCATTATGACGAGCTGACTGAATTGGCCAACAGGTTCCTGTTTAACGAAACACTGCAGCGACATCTCAGCAAGATGGCGGAATACCCGGCTGGCGAGGCAGCAAACCATGCGCCCGACAACCAGTTGGCTGTGCTGTGCCTTGATCTCGATGGATTCAAGTCTGTCAACGACACGCTCGGCCACCCGACAGGCGACCGGTTGCTGGCCGTAGTGGCCCAGCGTATCCTGGGTTCTGTCCGAAACCAGGATATGGTCGCGCGCCTCGGCGGTGATGAATTTGCCGTATTAATTCTTGGTAACAAGGCTGCAGAACGGGCCGAATACATCGCAGGCCGCATCCTCGAAACGGTAAGCCAACCGTTCGATTTGGACGGGGCACAGGTTGCCACCTCGGTCAGTATCGGCATTGCATCGTGGAATCCGGCGCATGGCGCCGAAAAGCTCCACGGCCCTGTCAATGCGGCCACCATGATGAAGCAGGCCGACCTGGCTCTTTATGCAGCGAAGGAAGGCGGCCGAAACCGTTTTGCCCGGTTCGAACGCCAAATGGACATCGCGGCCCGCGAGCGTCGCGACCTCGAAATGGATTTACGGAACGCCTTGCAAAATGGCGAATTCGAGCTGCATTTCCAGCCGCTGATCAATATCGAAACAGGGCAGACGACCTCGTTCGAGGCACTGGTCCGCTGGAACCACCCCGAACGCGGCATCGTGATGCCAGACGATTTTATCGGTATCGCCGAAGATACAGGTTTAATCACCGAACTGGGCGAGTGGATCATCCGCCACGCCTGCCACTTGGCGTCCAACTGGCCATCGCATATGCGGGTGTCGGTCAATTTGTCGCCTGTACAAATGCGAAGCACGGGGCTTGTGGCCACAATCTTCAGCGCGATCGCGAATGCGGGGCTCGATCCATCCCGTCTGGAACTGGAGATTACTGAAAACGTCCTGCTGCACGACAGTGAGGCCAATATCGCCATCCTGCACCAGTTGCATGAATTCGGTGTTCGCATCGCTCTCGATGATTTCGGTACCGGCTACAGCTCGCTGAACTACCTGCGCAGTTTTCCGTTCGACAAGATCAAGATCGATCGCTGTTTCGTAACCGATCTGGCCGACAGCGAAGACTGCAAGGCCATCGTGCGTGCCGTCACCGAACTGGCGGGCAGCCTTGGAATGACCACCACTGCCGAAGGGGTCGAACTGGAAAGCCAGCTGGAAGAGTTGAAAGTGCAAGGCTGCACCGAAGCGCAAGGCTTCCTGTTCTCCCGTCCCGAACGGCCCGACCAGTTCACCGACTTGCGCGGCACCGGGCTGGACGCTGCATCGGATGGCGAACCGGCAAACCTTGCGATCCTGAAGCTTGCCAGTACCAAACCCGATACCGCTGACGACACCGAAGGCGCGCGCGGCCCGGCTATCAGGTCGGCGTAA
- a CDS encoding mannose-1-phosphate guanylyltransferase yields MTSFIHPVILCGGNGKRLWPRSLAARPKPFLPLVGDCTLFEQALDRCDNRDIYGAPVIVTGADHRPHVEDQAGHVADLRIIVEPDGRNTARAIALAAAMLPDDAIMLFCPSDHHVADAAAFTKAAQTAAALAARGHMVAFGINAETPNTGFGYIRRGDPIENVGPGGATGYRVTQFVEKPDLATAQQFLEDGSYSWNWGIFAFQAGALLHELETHLPEMARLVKEAVAQGEQDRSCFYPAAEHFRQIEGESLDYAVMENAKTAAMVPVDMGWSDIGNWSALHNARGKDESSNSTLGKVELVECQNVAVETDGPRVSVVGLQNVVIVVDGDEVLVTSAAGAQFVGRLEGAINQ; encoded by the coding sequence ATGACCTCTTTCATCCACCCGGTCATCCTATGTGGCGGAAATGGTAAGCGCCTTTGGCCGCGCTCGCTGGCGGCAAGGCCAAAGCCGTTCCTGCCCTTGGTCGGGGATTGCACGTTGTTTGAACAGGCTCTGGACCGCTGCGACAACCGCGATATCTACGGTGCGCCGGTTATAGTGACCGGTGCCGACCATCGACCGCATGTCGAGGACCAGGCGGGGCATGTCGCGGATCTCCGTATCATTGTCGAGCCGGACGGGCGCAACACGGCACGCGCAATCGCTCTGGCAGCGGCAATGCTGCCAGACGATGCGATCATGCTCTTCTGTCCAAGCGATCATCATGTCGCAGATGCCGCGGCATTCACCAAGGCGGCGCAAACCGCCGCCGCACTGGCGGCGCGGGGTCACATGGTCGCTTTCGGCATCAACGCCGAAACGCCCAATACCGGTTTCGGTTATATCCGACGGGGCGATCCCATCGAGAATGTCGGTCCAGGCGGGGCTACAGGATATCGGGTGACTCAGTTTGTCGAAAAACCCGATCTGGCGACGGCCCAGCAGTTTCTGGAAGATGGCAGTTATAGCTGGAATTGGGGAATTTTCGCCTTTCAGGCAGGCGCGCTCCTACACGAGTTGGAAACGCATCTCCCCGAAATGGCCCGTTTAGTAAAGGAAGCCGTTGCACAAGGTGAACAGGACCGGTCATGCTTTTACCCCGCTGCCGAGCATTTCAGGCAAATCGAAGGGGAATCACTAGATTACGCCGTTATGGAAAATGCGAAGACCGCAGCGATGGTGCCGGTCGATATGGGTTGGTCGGACATTGGCAATTGGTCCGCTTTGCACAATGCACGCGGCAAGGATGAGTCGAGCAACAGTACGCTTGGAAAAGTCGAACTAGTGGAATGCCAAAACGTCGCGGTGGAAACCGATGGCCCGCGTGTGTCGGTGGTCGGTTTGCAGAATGTTGTGATCGTCGTAGATGGTGACGAAGTGCTCGTCACAAGCGCCGCTGGCGCGCAATTTGTCGGCAGGCTGGAGGGGGCAATCAATCAATGA
- a CDS encoding class I mannose-6-phosphate isomerase has product MTAPYLLQTRMVEKVWGVAALPPPFADKSTSKSDSKIGEIWFEPTADNSDLLVKYLFTSDKLSVQVHPSDAHAGEGESGKEECWYVLTAEPDAALGIGLTSECSKEELRAAALDGSIENLLDWRPVCAGDFFYLPAGTIHAIGPGLTLLEVQQNSETTYRLYDYGRPRELHLADGISVANRGPYDAANTRKVPATGDVTLVDGPHFRMTRSVEQAPDDYRNGALVVPLDGLAQIGHLRVEAGQCGWAPDVTAIDLSSCPSAMIVAR; this is encoded by the coding sequence ATGACGGCGCCGTATCTTTTGCAGACCCGCATGGTGGAAAAAGTATGGGGCGTCGCCGCTCTTCCCCCGCCATTTGCGGATAAAAGTACGAGCAAGTCCGACTCGAAAATCGGTGAGATTTGGTTCGAACCGACCGCTGATAATTCCGATCTGCTGGTCAAATACCTGTTCACGAGCGACAAATTGTCGGTGCAGGTGCACCCTTCGGACGCGCATGCCGGCGAAGGGGAAAGCGGGAAGGAGGAATGCTGGTATGTGCTGACCGCCGAACCAGATGCGGCGCTCGGCATAGGCTTAACCAGCGAATGCAGCAAGGAAGAACTGCGTGCCGCCGCGCTCGACGGGTCGATCGAGAACCTGCTCGACTGGCGTCCGGTATGCGCCGGCGATTTCTTCTACCTGCCCGCTGGCACCATCCATGCCATCGGTCCGGGTTTGACCCTTCTGGAAGTGCAACAGAACAGCGAAACTACATACCGCCTTTACGATTATGGTCGGCCGCGCGAACTGCATCTGGCCGATGGCATTTCCGTTGCCAATAGGGGTCCATACGATGCGGCGAACACACGCAAGGTCCCCGCAACCGGCGACGTAACTTTAGTGGACGGGCCGCATTTCCGCATGACCCGCAGTGTAGAACAGGCGCCGGATGATTACCGCAATGGCGCATTGGTCGTGCCCTTGGACGGGCTGGCGCAAATCGGCCATCTGAGGGTCGAGGCGGGGCAGTGTGGGTGGGCGCCCGATGTGACTGCTATCGATCTTTCGAGCTGTCCATCAGCGATGATTGTGGCGCGCTGA
- a CDS encoding ImmA/IrrE family metallo-endopeptidase, whose protein sequence is MAAEEKARLILKRLGPPVIPVDTTEIAKRLGVELHALPLDDELSGMAFREGEKRVIIVNSTHHIHRRRFTAAHELGHHVLNHISDDVHVDTAVFHRNARSRTGEDEKEVEANAFAAELLMPRSALKVFGNIDVLDDLAIARLAKEFKVSQSAMAIRIENLNDNRNAAFHTP, encoded by the coding sequence ATGGCCGCCGAAGAAAAAGCGCGCCTAATCCTGAAAAGGCTCGGACCACCGGTGATCCCAGTCGACACCACCGAGATCGCCAAACGACTTGGCGTAGAGCTTCATGCGCTTCCCCTTGACGACGAACTGTCAGGAATGGCTTTTCGTGAAGGCGAAAAGCGCGTGATTATTGTCAATTCGACGCACCATATACATCGACGGCGATTTACCGCAGCTCACGAATTGGGACATCATGTCCTCAACCACATTTCCGACGACGTGCATGTGGATACTGCTGTATTTCACAGAAATGCGCGTTCGCGGACCGGTGAAGACGAGAAAGAGGTCGAAGCCAACGCATTTGCAGCTGAATTGTTGATGCCAAGAAGTGCCTTAAAAGTATTCGGAAACATTGATGTCTTAGACGATCTAGCGATAGCTAGGCTCGCCAAAGAATTTAAAGTTAGTCAATCGGCCATGGCAATTAGAATAGAGAACCTGAATGACAATCGGAATGCAGCTTTTCATACACCGTGA
- the thiC gene encoding phosphomethylpyrimidine synthase ThiC, translating into MADINSKFDIGVTTGPIRGSSKVHVGRLNVAMREISLEGGETPVRVYDTSGPYTDETATIDIRAGLPQLRRPWQLERGDVEEYSAREVKPEDNGQLGPDRSGGVPAFPNVAKTVLRAKSGKNLSQMHYARQGVITPEMEYVAERENLGREQVRKELDGNSWGAEIPEYVTPEFVRDEVARGRAIIPSNVNHPEAEPMAIGRNFLVKINANIGNSAVASDVAAEVDKMVWSTRWGADTVMDLSTGRNIHDTREWIIRNSPVPIGTVPIYQALEKVGGVAEDLTWEVFRDTLIEQAEQGVDYFTIHAGVRLPYVPMAAKRVTGIVSRGGSIMAKWCLAHHKESFLYEHFDDITEIMQAYDVAYSLGDGLRPGSIADANDEAQFAELYTLGELTHRAWKSDVQVMIEGPGHVPMHKIKENMTKQLEVCGEAPFYTLGPLVTDIAPGYDHITSGIGAAQIGWYGCAMLCYVTPKEHLGLPDRDDVKVGVVTYKLAAHAADLAKGHPAAQVRDDALSKARFEFRWRDQFNLSLDPETAEDFHDQTLPAEGAKTAHFCSMCGPKFCSMKISQEVRDFASKQNQSAEGFLESEKWGAETAAASKAAAEEGMREMSEKYAEKGSELYLPEDELADE; encoded by the coding sequence ATGGCCGACATCAACTCGAAATTCGACATAGGCGTCACCACCGGGCCCATCCGCGGTTCGTCGAAAGTGCATGTGGGCCGCCTTAACGTGGCAATGCGCGAAATCTCGCTGGAGGGCGGCGAGACCCCTGTGCGGGTGTACGATACGTCCGGCCCCTATACCGACGAGACTGCCACCATCGACATTCGCGCAGGCCTGCCGCAGCTGCGCCGTCCATGGCAGCTGGAACGCGGCGACGTGGAAGAATACTCAGCACGCGAGGTAAAGCCGGAAGACAACGGCCAGCTCGGGCCGGACCGTTCAGGCGGCGTGCCCGCGTTTCCCAATGTGGCGAAGACCGTGCTGCGCGCGAAGTCGGGCAAGAACCTCAGCCAGATGCACTATGCCCGCCAAGGCGTCATTACGCCTGAAATGGAATATGTGGCGGAGCGCGAAAACCTTGGCCGCGAACAGGTGCGCAAGGAACTGGACGGTAATTCGTGGGGTGCGGAAATCCCCGAATACGTCACGCCGGAATTCGTCCGCGACGAAGTGGCGCGGGGCCGTGCCATCATCCCCAGCAACGTCAACCACCCCGAGGCCGAACCGATGGCCATCGGGCGCAACTTCCTAGTCAAGATCAACGCCAATATCGGCAACAGCGCGGTTGCGTCAGACGTTGCGGCGGAAGTCGACAAGATGGTCTGGTCAACCCGCTGGGGCGCGGATACTGTCATGGATCTGAGCACAGGCCGCAACATCCACGACACGCGCGAATGGATCATCCGCAACAGCCCCGTGCCCATCGGCACCGTGCCGATCTATCAGGCGCTGGAAAAGGTCGGCGGCGTGGCCGAAGACCTGACATGGGAGGTGTTCCGCGACACTCTGATCGAGCAGGCGGAGCAGGGCGTGGATTACTTCACCATCCATGCCGGCGTGCGCCTGCCCTACGTGCCGATGGCGGCGAAACGAGTGACCGGCATCGTCAGCCGCGGCGGCAGCATCATGGCGAAATGGTGCCTGGCGCATCACAAGGAGAGCTTCCTCTACGAACATTTCGACGACATCACGGAAATCATGCAGGCTTACGACGTGGCTTACAGTTTGGGTGACGGCCTGCGCCCCGGCAGCATCGCGGATGCGAATGACGAGGCGCAGTTTGCCGAACTCTACACGCTGGGCGAGCTGACCCACCGCGCTTGGAAATCCGATGTGCAGGTGATGATCGAGGGGCCGGGCCACGTGCCGATGCACAAGATCAAGGAGAACATGACCAAGCAGCTGGAAGTGTGCGGCGAAGCGCCCTTCTACACGCTCGGCCCGCTCGTCACCGACATCGCGCCGGGATACGACCATATCACCAGCGGCATCGGCGCGGCGCAGATCGGCTGGTATGGTTGCGCGATGCTCTGCTACGTCACGCCGAAAGAACACCTCGGCCTGCCCGACCGCGACGACGTAAAAGTGGGCGTGGTAACCTACAAGCTCGCCGCCCACGCCGCCGATCTGGCCAAAGGCCATCCAGCCGCACAAGTCCGCGACGATGCGTTGAGCAAGGCCCGCTTCGAATTCCGCTGGCGCGACCAGTTCAACCTGTCGCTCGACCCCGAAACCGCCGAGGACTTCCACGACCAGACCCTGCCGGCAGAAGGCGCCAAAACCGCGCACTTCTGCTCCATGTGCGGCCCAAAATTCTGCAGCATGAAGATCAGCCAGGAAGTCCGCGACTTCGCCAGCAAACAGAACCAAAGCGCCGAGGGGTTTTTGGAGAGCGAGAAGTGGGGCGCGGAAACCGCGGCAGCGAGCAAGGCTGCTGCGGAGGAGGGAATGCGCGAGATGAGTGAGAAGTACGCCGAGAAGGGCAGCGAGCTGTATTTGCCGGAGGATGAGCTTGCGGACGAGTGA
- a CDS encoding pyridoxamine 5'-phosphate oxidase family protein: MASDKTPQQHLEHIAQAMKDIDFVMLNTLTKDGQIGARPMSNNRQVDYDGDSYYFTWEDCLMVDDIKRDPKIGLSFQGAPSPKGAPGTFISVEGKAEIVRDKAEFKKHWVDELDRWFEDGIDTDGMVMLHVHATRAAYWDDDEEADFDIPQK, encoded by the coding sequence ATGGCCAGCGACAAAACTCCTCAGCAGCACCTTGAACACATCGCGCAGGCGATGAAGGACATCGACTTCGTGATGCTCAACACCCTCACCAAGGACGGGCAGATCGGCGCCCGCCCCATGAGCAACAATCGCCAGGTCGATTACGATGGGGACAGCTATTACTTCACTTGGGAAGACTGCCTAATGGTGGACGACATCAAACGCGATCCCAAGATTGGCCTGTCATTCCAGGGCGCGCCGTCCCCCAAAGGAGCGCCGGGCACTTTCATTTCGGTCGAGGGAAAGGCAGAAATTGTTCGCGACAAGGCCGAATTTAAAAAGCATTGGGTGGACGAACTCGACCGCTGGTTCGAGGACGGGATCGATACCGATGGTATGGTCATGCTGCACGTCCACGCCACCCGCGCGGCCTATTGGGACGATGACGAGGAAGCGGATTTCGACATCCCGCAAAAATAG
- a CDS encoding pyridoxamine 5'-phosphate oxidase family protein — MADRSLSDIVSKLKSIDIAMLVTKTGEEGAIAARPMSNNKDVSEQDGTSYHFTTDDGRIDDDLKRSDQCGATYSDGEFYCAVQGTGKIHRNRTVQEKHWVKDLEKWFENGLDTDGLILIEVSPKRIAFWDGREQGEFTP; from the coding sequence ATGGCAGACCGTTCGCTTTCCGACATCGTATCCAAGCTCAAATCCATCGACATCGCCATGCTGGTGACGAAGACGGGCGAGGAAGGCGCGATCGCGGCTCGCCCGATGTCGAACAACAAAGATGTCAGCGAGCAGGACGGCACAAGCTATCACTTCACGACCGATGATGGCCGGATCGATGACGACCTGAAACGCTCCGATCAATGCGGCGCGACCTATTCCGACGGCGAATTCTACTGCGCGGTCCAAGGCACCGGCAAAATCCACCGCAACCGCACCGTGCAAGAAAAGCACTGGGTGAAAGACCTCGAAAAATGGTTCGAGAACGGCCTCGACACCGACGGTCTGATCCTGATCGAAGTCAGCCCCAAACGCATCGCCTTTTGGGACGGCCGCGAGCAGGGCGAGTTCACCCCCTGA
- a CDS encoding helix-turn-helix domain-containing protein, with the protein MDNLESIYRAFGRAVANRRKQLQLTQLDLAKRVGLSRGSIAHIEKGTQKVFLHHVYGITEALELSSVHELLATQRVLDAPSTHLKFRISADGRLSRDLRDQVRTAVGTTIKGTDEE; encoded by the coding sequence ATGGATAACCTAGAATCGATCTATCGTGCCTTTGGCCGCGCCGTGGCGAACCGTCGCAAGCAACTTCAATTAACTCAGCTTGATTTGGCGAAGCGAGTAGGGCTCTCGCGAGGCTCGATCGCCCATATTGAAAAAGGCACACAAAAGGTTTTCCTACATCACGTTTATGGGATAACGGAGGCTTTAGAACTGAGTTCGGTGCATGAGTTGTTGGCAACGCAACGCGTTCTTGACGCGCCATCGACTCATCTGAAATTTAGAATCAGCGCTGACGGCCGTCTGAGTCGGGACTTAAGAGATCAGGTCAGAACTGCCGTTGGGACGACGATTAAGGGTACTGACGAAGAGTGA
- a CDS encoding YaiI/YqxD family protein, whose amino-acid sequence MSDSTIEPTALRVLVDADACPVKDEIYRVALRHRVEVVVVSNAPFGIPRDALIRRVVVDDGFDAADDWIAEQTTNRSVVVTADILLAERCVKVGATVLAPTGKPFTAASIGGAVATRALMADLRAGVDGLTGGPPPFSKRDRSAFLQALDAALVRLGR is encoded by the coding sequence ATGTCAGACAGTACCATTGAACCAACTGCCCTCCGTGTTCTTGTGGATGCCGATGCCTGTCCGGTGAAGGATGAGATTTACCGCGTTGCCCTCCGCCACCGTGTGGAGGTTGTGGTCGTCAGCAATGCGCCGTTCGGTATTCCGCGTGACGCTCTCATTCGGCGCGTCGTGGTTGATGATGGTTTCGACGCAGCGGATGACTGGATTGCCGAGCAAACGACTAACCGAAGTGTGGTCGTGACCGCTGATATTCTGCTCGCCGAACGTTGTGTGAAAGTGGGTGCCACCGTGCTCGCCCCAACCGGCAAACCATTTACTGCGGCCAGTATTGGCGGGGCGGTGGCTACACGGGCGCTGATGGCCGACCTACGCGCCGGAGTCGACGGTTTGACCGGGGGGCCGCCACCCTTTTCTAAGCGTGACCGTTCCGCGTTTCTGCAAGCACTGGATGCGGCGCTGGTGCGGCTCGGGCGGTAA
- a CDS encoding metal-dependent hydrolase family protein produces MMTFIGKMAVLGAFTITTTLACPATAQDAAASPELLFIHAGSVLADADTRPTGPATIVVQDGRILRIDNGHTAPTGGARVVDLATKTVLPGLIDLHVHLTGDPGGDFWREAVEPDEWGVVVGVKNAAKTLRAGFTTVREAGAAQHSAFALRRGVAEGLIEGPRIIAAGPALAIVGGHGDVSGFRPEINEILSSGYSCTGPVECAGKVRRAAQNGADTIKITATGGVLSQQGRGLEAHFTDAEMTSIADTAHSLGLKVMAHAHGARGIEAASRAGIDSIEHGTYLDEAAAKVMRENGTYLVPTLMAFQGVTERLGKGIYTPVVEDKIRAVSETAKVFMGKAYRWNVPIAFGTDAGVFEHGRNAEEFALMVRQGMSNRDALASATTVAAKVLAMENEIGRLAPGYSADMIAVEGNPLDDVTVLEDVDWVMLRGRVAE; encoded by the coding sequence ATGATGACCTTCATTGGTAAAATGGCAGTACTAGGTGCTTTTACAATAACCACCACGCTGGCCTGTCCTGCAACTGCGCAAGATGCGGCTGCTTCCCCGGAACTGCTGTTCATACATGCGGGCAGCGTGCTGGCCGATGCCGATACCCGGCCGACCGGACCCGCTACCATCGTGGTGCAGGATGGCAGGATCCTGCGGATCGACAACGGACATACCGCGCCAACCGGCGGCGCGCGCGTCGTTGATCTTGCGACCAAGACCGTTTTGCCCGGCCTGATCGACCTGCATGTCCACCTGACCGGCGATCCCGGCGGGGACTTCTGGCGCGAGGCGGTGGAGCCGGATGAATGGGGCGTGGTTGTCGGCGTGAAGAACGCGGCGAAGACCTTACGCGCAGGCTTCACCACCGTGCGCGAAGCGGGCGCGGCGCAGCACAGTGCCTTTGCCCTGCGGCGTGGTGTGGCAGAAGGCCTGATCGAAGGGCCGCGCATTATTGCTGCCGGACCGGCGCTTGCCATTGTCGGCGGGCATGGCGACGTGTCGGGCTTCCGCCCCGAAATTAACGAGATCCTATCGTCCGGCTATAGCTGCACCGGCCCTGTCGAATGCGCAGGGAAAGTCCGCCGCGCCGCGCAGAACGGGGCCGACACGATCAAGATCACCGCAACCGGCGGCGTGCTCAGCCAGCAGGGCCGCGGGCTGGAAGCGCATTTCACCGATGCGGAAATGACCAGCATCGCGGACACAGCCCATTCGCTCGGCCTGAAAGTGATGGCCCATGCCCATGGCGCGCGCGGGATCGAGGCTGCCAGCCGCGCCGGTATCGACAGCATCGAACACGGCACGTATCTGGACGAGGCCGCCGCCAAGGTGATGCGCGAAAACGGCACCTATCTGGTGCCCACGCTGATGGCGTTTCAGGGCGTGACCGAGCGGCTGGGCAAGGGCATCTACACGCCGGTTGTGGAGGACAAGATCCGCGCCGTATCCGAAACCGCCAAAGTGTTCATGGGCAAGGCGTATCGCTGGAACGTGCCGATCGCGTTCGGCACCGATGCCGGCGTGTTCGAGCATGGCCGCAATGCCGAGGAATTCGCGCTGATGGTGCGGCAGGGCATGAGCAATCGCGACGCGCTGGCGAGCGCCACTACCGTGGCGGCAAAAGTGCTGGCAATGGAAAACGAAATCGGACGCCTCGCGCCCGGCTATTCAGCCGACATGATCGCAGTCGAAGGCAATCCGCTCGACGATGTGACCGTGCTGGAAGATGTCGACTGGGTCATGCTGCGCGGGCGCGTGGCTGAGTGA
- a CDS encoding dodecin family protein, giving the protein MSVAKVTEIISSSPKSVEDAVREGVARASKTINGITGVWVKDTKATVDNGNITEWRCTLKITFVLND; this is encoded by the coding sequence ATGTCCGTTGCAAAAGTCACAGAAATTATCTCTTCCAGCCCCAAGAGCGTGGAAGACGCCGTTCGTGAAGGCGTGGCGCGCGCGTCGAAAACCATCAACGGAATCACCGGCGTATGGGTGAAGGACACTAAGGCCACGGTCGACAATGGTAACATTACCGAATGGCGCTGCACGCTGAAAATCACCTTTGTGCTGAACGACTAA